A window of bacterium genomic DNA:
TTTTGCAGTGATGTGGAGAAAACGACTTTCGGCAAGCTGTTCATTTTGGCCGCGATCATCGGATCATCCGTGAGGGCGGCGGGGCTTGGCCAGTAGTCCGCCATGAGTTGATAGGTTACCCGTCCGAACAGAAGGGCGTCCAAGGAATCAAGCAGGTCGGCGGCATAATTGTTGAACTCTTCATCCACAGTATGCCAGCTTAGGTCTCTGTTCGGGCCCTCAAAGTAGCCATCGAGGCTAATCATCATTTGAAAGATGACTTTTCTCATAGTGGTCTGTCACTCGCTCCTGCTTTGCGCCAGAAGAGCCGCCAGACGATCCATAGATTCAGCCATCCCTTGCTCCATGCCGGAGTTCAGCATGCCATCCCGATCCTGCACCGATTGAAAGAGCGCCCGGGTTTTCAGGATGGTCTTTTTGTCCTGCTCTTCAAAGGTAATCGTGTCGATGATCACGTGGCCGGGCATTGGTTCGAATTCAAAGGTGGAGACGATACGCTCGGGCGGCGTGACGGTCTGATAGGTGCCGTGAAACGCGTACTCTTTGCCGTCCGGTCCGCGCTGCACGAAGCGCCATGTGCCACCGGGCTTCACATCCATCTTCTCCACTTTGGTGGTGTAAATTTTCGGCCCCCACCACTGTGGAATGAGGTCGGGATCCACATAAGCCTTGAACACGAGGTCACGGGGCGCATCGAAGCTTCGCGTCATAACAACCTCCCGATCCGACGGCAGGGTCACGGTCAAGGCATTGTCTGTTGCCACATTTTCTGCCATGATGCTCTCCTTGCCAGGGTTATTTGAGACTTTGGACAAGTTTGTCGATGGACTCGTTCCAGCCGGTCTCGGCCATCTCGCTCATTTCGCCTTCGGGGAAACCTTCATGGCGCAGCGTCATGTGGGTCTTGCCGTTACGTTCTTCGAAGGACACCGTCACCAGCAGTTCCAGCGGGAAATCCCCTTCCATGCCGTAGTAGGAAGCCTGGACTACATTGCCCTTCTCATCGGCAAAGCTGTCGGTCATCACCAGACGCT
This region includes:
- a CDS encoding SRPBCC family protein; this encodes MAENVATDNALTVTLPSDREVVMTRSFDAPRDLVFKAYVDPDLIPQWWGPKIYTTKVEKMDVKPGGTWRFVQRGPDGKEYAFHGTYQTVTPPERIVSTFEFEPMPGHVIIDTITFEEQDKKTILKTRALFQSVQDRDGMLNSGMEQGMAESMDRLAALLAQSRSE
- a CDS encoding SRPBCC domain-containing protein, yielding MIQQGLVIERDINAPRDLVWKAWTEPERAKRWWGPKGYTAPAIKLDLHVGGKYLFCMRSPDGQDFWSTGVYREIVPQERLVMTDSFADEKGNVVQASYYGMEGDFPLELLVTVSFEERNGKTHMTLRHEGFPEGEMSEMAETGWNESIDKLVQSLK